The genomic region TACGATCCGCGGTGGAGAACTGTGCTACAAGTAGTCCCGTAATTGCGGACCCAGCGACAAATAACGGCAGGATACCGCTGGCAACGCCGACCGAAACGACGATCAATGCAGCCAGCAGGAGCACGTTCACGGCAGTTCGAATACGCGGACTAAATCCGACCCGGCTGCCTCCGCTTTGAGCCTCCTGGCGCCCCCTATGTCAGCGCAGACAGCAGGCCGAACGCAGGCTTTGCCTGGCCGTACTCGTCCGCCCTTTGGTTGCTCTTACTGCAGAATACGCCCGGTTGAGATCCGGCACTCTGCTGAGGCGTCGGCGAAGAGGACTCGCTGCTAAAAGTTCAGTTCCCGCTTGTAGAATCGGTTGATGACGGTTAGGCCGTTACGACTACTTCTCCGGGCTGACATCGAGCGCGCTGGCGCCATGCGTTGGGTGCTCAGCCGGTCTGACCTGGAGACGTAGTTTTCAACGCCGTTGGTACCTATGCGCCACAGGCTGCGGCCGCCGTAGATTGCTCGCAGCTCTCCGACTTTGAGCAGCGGCGTCACTGACGTTGCGTTCCGCGGCGACTTGGTCGATCGTGAAAGAAACCACTTTAGCCAGGGGTGCCGGACATAGCCAGTATCCTAAAGGCCCCTGCTCTGCCAGGTTAGTGCGCAGGACGGCGCCCCGTCGCACATGGCCCTTCTAACGGGCCCGGTTAGGTGGACCAATATGGCGGCCGTGTTCATCCCGGACATGGATCCTCGGTCCATACCCAAGAGCCGGGCCCGCTTAGCCAAGCGGAGTCGAAATTTCACCGGTTGAAAGGCGTTGATGCCTCCAATGCGGCCGCGGAAGGACCATACGTCATCTTCTGTGGGGTTTGGTTTGGAGTCATCTGGCCCAAGATGTCCCTATAGAAACCTGTGAAAGAACCAGCGAACGTGTTCTTGGCCCACACTCTATTGAGAGTAGTTGTGAAGACCCCCGCACCATTCAGTTCCTGGGATAGCTGCATGTCCGCGCAACCTGATATAGAGAGCACATTGGCCTGCAAGGGGGCACGTGAACTCGATGACCTTTCCTGTGAATCGTAGTGCTCCTTGCGGGCATTGTAATCAGCCTCATTTAAGTCCCACGGCATCTCACGAGTTGCATAGCCGCCATCCATGCTGCCGGTGCCGTTGTCCTCGTACGCACGCGTCGCCGCATCCAGCGTTGACTCCCTGTATGCCCTCGCAATGTGCGTATAAGGCTTAGTCCTTGCCCGCCCGCTGTGAGGATCTGAGGACCTGCTAGCGGCCCCAGCGGCTACTTGTTCCAAGTCTCGTTGGGAACTCGTTTGCCTCGGCCTTGGAAGGAGCTCAATAGGGGTAACTGGCCGGTCCAGGACGAGAAAACGTCAGATCCGTGTAGAAGCTCTTCTTGGTCGTGGCGGCAATCTTCTGGTATTCACTGGCTCGGCTTTGATAGCTTCGACTTGAAGTATCGTTGAGGTACAGGCGCGCAACAGATCCGCTGTGACAGCTGTCGGAAATTATGACGATGTTCGTTCCAGGCGCAAACTTCAGCCATGACTCCCAAAGAAGATCGTCGCGCAATTGCTCATTCCAAAGCACCCAAGTTGAGTCAGATCCGCTCTCCTCGGGATCGTCCTGAGCATTTAGGTTGGGCAGCTGGCCGCCATGGCCAGCGTATGTACATACAAAAAGATCTCCGGGCTTCAACCGTTGTGCTGCCTCTCCGATAAACCCGAGGACTGCAGATGACGTGGCCTGACGGGTGAACATCGTATGGATCTCATCGAAACCTTCAGCTTCAGCAATTCCCACCATTGTTCTGGCATCGTTTTCACACCCGTTCAGCTTTCCGTCCCATCCGCCATACTGGCTAGGGTCAACCTGATTCAAACCAATGTGAAGGGAGATGATCTTCCGGTTCCCGGTTGGCTCAGCTGCGGATGGGGTGGACGGAACGGACTCATCAAGGCCGAGGGCTCCCAAAGTTTGGGGTCCCGCAACTCCATCGACTACCAGCCCAGAAGATCGCTGGAACGCCTTGACAGCCGTCTCCGTGACGAATCCGAAGTTGCCATCCACTATGTAGAAGTACCAGCCGGCGCGTTTGAGCGCGCCCTGAAGTTCCCGCACATCGTCACCGCTATCGCCGCGACGCAACGTCCGCATCAGTCTGCCAACCAACCGAACGTGATCTGCTTGCCTTCCAAACCAAGGCCGGCTGTGGCGAGCCGGTACATCCAGGTGTGCACTCCAAACATCTTTGCCTTGCCGAATACCAGATAGCGGATTGCGTCCGCTGACACGGTCATCTCACTCACAGGAGCTCTGCCATCAACGCCGATTTCAGCTATCACGTCACCGTTGTCGTCGAGGGCTTGGATTCCTTTCCACCAACTCTTATGCGATGCCAGCTCGAGGGTCACTTTCAATGACCTCGGGTCCCCTAAGTCCTTTGCGTCCTTAACCTCGACGACATCGTTATCAAATAAGCGGTGGGTGGACGTGAAGTCATTCCACGAGAGAGTCATGTCCCGAGACCTGCCGCCTCCGGAAACCAGTTTGAAAATCTCAGGCAACGTCCCACTTAGTGCAGGAACCAACACTTGAAGCAACGGGCCTAAAAAGCGGGCTGAGACTTCTTGGTCGGCGATGAACACGTCTGCCGTTGCTTCCTTTCCGTCGCCGTTCATCCCCGGGCCACGGAAGAATCCGGATACCGTCTTGATGGCGGCGGGAAGATTATCAACGACGATCGGAATGGCGGCGGACAGAAGGGCAGGCCAGAAGCGTTCGATGGCCTCACTGTCGGGTTCCGCAGGTTCTCCTCGGGAAGCTCGCTGACCCGCTTCGTCCCGGAAAATGTCGACCAGACTGGGAATGAGCGCGTTCATTATAGGCTGAAGACACGTCATGAATTGTGCGATATCCCGCTCCGCCGCTACGCGGGAATCCCGTGAACCGTCCGAGTCAGCAGAGGTCGCCTGGGAGCGAAATAGGTCGAAGACCACCGGCAGCGTCTGGGTGACGGCCGGCCAGAGGGCGTCCCAAAGGCCGCGTTCGAGTTCGGCGCTATCCGGTGAGACGGTAACGGGTCCTTCCCGCGTCGCGCCTGGCAGAGCAAAGCTGCTTGTCGTTGTAGTAGTCATAGTGTGCATCTCCCTGATGCGAAAGTCGGTATCTTTTTTGGAAGCAAGCCGTCTGGGGACAGCGGCCGGCGCATTAGACTGCGATCGCGAAAGCTTAAGGCATTCGAGTTGTCTCTGGGATTGTCGATCCAGAGCGCTGCAAGTGTTGCATCACCCGCGTTACTCAGGCGTTACGACCGAACCCTATGGCGCTTCCTCTAAATGCGGGGCCTGCTGGCTGGAATGTTTCAGCGGTGCCGACAACGACTGTCTGAGTGACCGTCGGTGGTCACGGAGCAGGGCTACTGCTGCCGAGTTCGGACCGGCGGCGGGACCGCCCATTCCATGGCCACCGCCGCGCCCCGCTGCAGTCCGTATGGGAGCAATTCCGCTTCCGTGCGTTGGTCTAACGCGATGGCACCTTGCCTTAGAGTCCGGCAAGCGGTCTAGCCAACGGTTCACCTAGTGCACTCACTTTCTTTACACCCAAAAACTCGAAAGACTCAGTTGCTAGTGGATTACAGGAGATCGGCAACGGTCTCCGAATCGAATCGGGAGGTCTCACCCCAAGGTTCAATTGAAGGTAAGCTTCGTAATGCTTTTGTTAGCGGCCATGAAAAACTGCCCATAGGCGGCGACGAAAATGCCCGGGGCGAATTCAAGGGGACGATGCAACACCGGAGATCAGTGGACCATAAGTAGATCCGAGGCGCTCGGCCGGGTGTCCCAGTCGAGTATCTTGCGTGGTCCGGCGTTGAGTTCCTGGGCGACGTGCTCGATCCTCGGGTCCGTAGTCGTTCAAGTCGGTGCCTTTGGGGCAACCCTTGACCGATCAGGGACCGGCTCCTTCAGTTCCCTCTCGATTCTCGTCCAGCTCCGCAATGGCGGATGCTGTCCTTTCGCTGTCACCTTGGGCGACGACGACGTCGCGCAACTGCCGGACCGCCGCACGAACGCTGGCCGAGGAAATAGCATTTTCCGCGCCAGCGAAGTGCTGGTTACCCGCCACGATGACGCCGCCGGTTAGTTGCCGATAGGGCCCTTCTTGACCAGTACAGCGACTAGGGTTTCCGCAGTATCAGCCCTGTGACTATTCTGCAGTCCTGGTCCCAGGGCGTGGATGGTCTCTGGAAGGCATGCCGAAGCAACCTACGGCGTGTGAGCACGGGAGTTGATTGTTCAACATTGCCCAACCACCAAGGATATGACTAGATAAGTCATATCGATTCGAAGACAAGTCACAGGGGGTGCGCGCCAGATTGCCAAGGCCATTGGAACGCTACGGGGTTTCCGAGCCGCAGCCACGAGCCCGTGTAGCCGTCAATTCCACAGCAAGCGAGTGCGGCTTGCTGAGGGCCAAGCTGCAACGACGGGACACCCCTCCTGTAAACCATCGCTGGAAGCAGTATGCGGCAACGAATAATCGTAGGGCGGGGGGCCGCTGCGAATGCCGATATATAAACCCGGGCGGGCATAACCTTGAGCAAATCTTTAGCCAAGACTGGGGGAGTCCTGAGTCACGCACGAAAGCATCAAGCTACTGACTCCCTGATGGGACGAGCGGTCGGGGCAACCGAGATTTGGGCGAGGAGCGTCCAATCTTCCAGCATGAAACAGAAGGGTAAAGTGAGTCGCCATGACAAACGATAGCTCTCCATCACAGGAGTCCAATCGAGGGATCCCGCCCATGGGTACCTTGGTCATTCGCACTTGGTACGATCGGGACCAGTCGCCTCATTTTCGCGCCAGGCTAACGTATGGCCAGGGTCCGGACGAAGAACCCCGCCAAGTTGTCACAGCCGACCCTGACGAAGCTCTGCGTATTGTGCGCCGGTGGCTCGTTGCTCAACCGGGTGGTATCCCCAGCGAAGGGTAAAAGCAGGGGAGCCTACAGCCTAACTCCTGGATCGCCCGGGAACTCGGAGAAAAATCCAAGCCTTGGCGTCCGAGAGGCACCAACCATTTCCATGGCCGGGGTGGTACGGCCTTAATATTTGAAACTCGTTAGCCTGGAGTGTCACCCCAGCGGACAAGCGCCATAAGCCCTCGAATTGTCTCCGACGGGACAAGCCCAGTATCCGCCTTCAGCTGCATCTCATACCTCTCGAAAGCCTGATATGCTGCGGCGTTGTTGCCTTGCTGTCGCTCAGCCTGAATTAGGATCCCTACGGCTTTCTCATAGAGCGGTTCAAGTTCCAGTGCTGCCTCGGAGGCCTCCACTGCCGTTTCATAGTCGCAGCGGGTGAGTGACTCGGTGGCTATAACGAGAAGGGCGCGCAGCCGCCCCTGCCTAAGCCTGGTCTGCTCAAAAACGATCCAGTCTTCATACCAACCCGGCAGCAGCTCTGCATCACTTAGCTGCTGAAGGCATGAAGCCGCGTTGCCCTTCAGGCCCTGCTGGCTCAGTTGCCGGATCTGCGCGCGGACGAGGTTGAGATCCACATCTACTTCGTCGCTCAGGGACAACACTGCTCCACTGTTGATCAACAGCCCTGGCACCTGCTTCCTGACTAGATGCAGGCTCACCCGCAGACTTTCTAAGGCTCGAGGCTCGGAACACTCGGGCCAAAGCAGCCCAATCAGGTAGCTCCGCGGACGCGGTCCGTATAACGCCAGCGCGGTAATCAGCTTTTGCTGGCGTGCTGAGACACGCACGATATGAGCGCCCGAAATGAGCTGCCATGACTGAAGCAAACTGAGCCGAAATTCACCATAGTCACCTTTGCCCATGGTTACCCCCAATCCAGTGGGTTGGAGATCCGAGATAGATCTAGGAACGAGGATCCGTAGTTTCGTCAGCGATGTCAACGATCACTTTTCATATGGCGGCGAGAGAAGGAAACAATCAACACGATCATGATCCTCATCAAACACCGCCCCACTGCTAGTCGTTTTCACTGGCTTCTCACGAGTTTTCGTCATCAGGGTGCTATAATGCCGCGGTATCGCTTGCGTGCCAGTCTGGGCTACAACCCAACCACTCGCGGCGGAACGCCCGCGCTTTCCGGACCCATGGACGAAAGCCGGGCACCCACTTACTCATTTGAGTATTTGAGTAAGTAGGTGCTCTGTTTGCTAGGCGGTTGCCTGCTTGCAGCCCTAAGAGTTGCTGTGCGAGGTCGATCAGGTGCTAGGGTACGTTGCCCTCGGAGCCGTAGTGGGTCTCGCCCAGGAACACGACTTTCCCGCAGTACACGTCGGCCGGCACGCCGGTTTCTTCTAGGAGCAGCAGCGCCCGCGGCGGGTTTGGCGCGAGGTTCAGGATTTTGCCTTCCCCGTTCAGGTAGAGCCAGTCATCCCCGCTAGCGGCTTCGATGTTCCCGACCACGAGGGTTTGCAGGTTTCCAAACAGGCGTCGATGTTTCCACACGGGCCGGTTTGTTCAGGTCGGCGGGGTTGATCAGGGCGGTGCAGGTGCTCATCAGGGTACGTCCTCTCGAATGATGGTGACTTGGGCGTGCGGTGCCCCGCCGCTCCGGGCGGGCACCGGCTTGCGATGGTGTTAGGCTGCTTCGTGGACCCCAGACGGCATCCGGTAGCGGCTGGGCAGTTCAGCCGCCGCTTCGGGTAGGTCCTCCGGACCTTGGGCCCGTCCGTTCTTCCAGTGGAAAAACGCCTGCTCGCTTATCGCGGTCCAGAACCTTGCATTTGTCCGATAAAAGGTCGTTCGTGCATCACCTTCGCAGTATGTGGCCATGTCTGCTGCTGCCGACAGCATCGGCGTTGCGTCTCCCGCCGACCATGACGGCCGACCATGACGTAGGGCCACGGGCCAAGGTCCCACCCGTCACAGCCCCAGCTGGGGAGCACGGTCCAGCCGTATTCGCTGATAACATCCAGTCGTCTCTGATGGGAAAACCACAGTTCAACGTCATGGCGAACTAAATGCCTGCAAAAATAGACGCTGCAGCGAGAACGACCCCGAGGACGAACAAAGACAAAGCAACTGAACACAGGGTCAGCCAGTACTTCTGTAACTTCTTGGCACGATAATGAATGTCCTCAGGCAACTCAGTGGGCGCCTTGCGGAGGGCGGGCCTGAGTCTGGATGATTCCTTAAGCAGGGCATACTCCATCAGCTGCCTACGATATGAGACAGATCGAGTGAACTCCTGCTGGCTGCGATAGCCCAGATAAACGCCTGCAGCCGCCGCCACGAGCGCAACAGACCAACTGACGATAGCGGCCACGGTGAAGCCAAGATCAACGCTAAGGCTAGACCCGTTGGCAGACGCAGCGCCGAGCAGTGTTAGGAAGGCGACGACCGCCCCACCATTCAGCAGGAACAGGGCCGAGACGATGGCATGCTCGAACGCTGCCGTCGCCTTGTTCAACTCCAGCTCATGCGCCCGCTGCGCTTGATAGACGGCGAGATCGCCACTAGTTGCGACTTGGCCGTCCGACCCCGGCGTATCCAATGGCAGATCTGAGTTCATCCGCTCATCCTTCCCGCCGCATATAACCGCGGCACATCAATATCTATCCCCCATCGCTCGCCGTGCCGTGCCCGTGGCGGCCCGTGATTTTCGCGAGCGTTCTCAAATGAGGCATACACCCGTTTCGCGAGCACTATTGGTGCGTCTCGTCGAGGTATTGACTCGCTATTGCCGGACGCCCAAAATTGCGTCACCACACCCGGGTGTGTTCTCACTCTGATTGGGACAAGCGTATGGCAATCGAGGCAAGACTTTTGAGGCGGTTCAGACGGCAACGGAAAAACGTAGCAAGGGCTGGGGACTGTTGGCATTGAGTGTGCGGTAGATCCGACGGGCGAGGTAGCGCTTCACGCATCGATGAATTTCTTTCTTGGCTCGCCCTTCTGCTTGCCGTTTCGCTACGTATTCAGATGGTCGCTGGATCGAATGCCATCCTTGTAAGAGCAACGATGTGAAGGGCTTTGTTCAGGGTCCTGGTCACTTCGGAACAGCACTGTGACGAGCCACGCCCCCGCGGGGGCCGACAATCTTCTGATCAAGTCACCGATGTGGGCCGGGCAGGTGCCGGCCGCCCACCCAACGGACGGACGGACAAGTCGATAACAGGACACCCGTGCACGGGGTCAAGCGTTTAATGAGTCACGACCGCGGGGTGGAACGGCCTGCACCTACTCTGCCAGCCAATCCCAGACCAGCCACCCCAATCCTCACAGGCGTTTAGACAACGGGAGTAGAAGTAGCTGCGAGAACTCCCGTTCCATGGTCGATCCCGGTGTCCCCAGGTCGAAGCTGGGTGCGTGACGCCGAAAGAGAATGTCGCTACGGTCATCCTGAGGTGCAGCGATCAGGCCAAGACCATAGGTTCAGGCATCTCTCGCACGTTTCCGCGGTAGTTATGTCACTACGACAGTCAGGCCTACCTGGGTACTGAACGGCGGATTAGGACTTGAAAACAGGTTCCTAAGCATACTTATTATATTCGTAGCCGAATGTGAACGGCTGCCAACCTGGGGGGAAACACCATGGGATTGGGCGACAAGATTGAGTAACTACTTATCTAGCGCCTACTTAGGGCAAAGCTCAGCGGCAGCGAGCCAAAATGGATCCCAAATTAAAGGCTCTCACGAGTTGTTCAGTTTTAACGACGCAATTACCCGTCTCAAATGCTTCTTGGATTACCGCTACACGGGCATATTTGATGAGTCACTGCGGCCGGTTGTTTTCGGACTAGGGATCCGCCATCCTTATCGCATCGGATCGAGCTTAGAAGGAAAGTAGTTGATCGTGCCCGAAGGTTCAGCCCGTATGCGGCGATGGGTGACACAAGACTAATTCTGTTCGACATCCACAAAGTAATGGTTCAGTCCTCGGGAGACACCTTGAACGGTTTCGATCTGACTTCGTGGCCAGGCGCCTTCGTTACTGCCGCGGGTGCACTGGCTGTTGCCGTCTTGACTGCAGTCGTGGCCATACTTATTGAACTATCTCGGCACAGAGCAGCGAGAAGAGCTTTTCACGTTCAGGAAATTAGAAACAGGACGGCCGAAGCTTTCAGCTTAATGTTCACCCTTCAGCACGAAATCGAGTGGATCACGTGGCATGCGACGAAGGCTCCGGAATTCGTAGGTCAGGGCATGGTCGACAGCTATAACAAGGCGGTTCATGTGACATATCCAAAACTGCTGGGGGCCCTGGCGGTCGTTGCTGCGCTTGACAAGGGACTCTTTGATCGGCTCAGTCCCATAGCCCGTCACCTCTATGAGCTTGACATGGAGGTTGCTCTGGCGGCCCGGGGACTTGAAGGAAGGCGTACTCGCAAAAAGTCGCTTGAGGGGCTCAAGAATCACTACCCTGCCGCTAAGGCACTCTATGATGCGTTCCCCCATCTGATGGCCTCCACTTTGTCGGATGAGAGTGCGGGCAGCCGCCGAACGCGATTTTTGGTTTGTCACGCACGTAGGTGAAAGAGAATGGATGTTGTTCTCCGCCCCTAGCGCGATGGCAACCTCGTAGATAAAGCTTTTGGTCACCGCGGCCTCGGCCTATGATTCCCAAGGGCCGGATGGGGTCCATCACAACCTGCGCGAAACACGCAGTACAGAGGCGCAGCTGAGCCCGGCCCAGGAGCGCCCGCACGCGTGGCCGCGCTTGCGCCGCGGACTGTGGCACAAACGCCCGGCCCTCACCTTCATCCCTAGCAGCTCAAACCGTTCTTGCTCCGTTCCGACCCTAGGGCTGGACAGCGCAGGTCTTTCTGGCTTTGGCCGCGGCCGTGCCTATTGTGACGGCTGCGCTGGGGTGCGCCTTCGCTTCGGCCTGCAGCGACGCGACCGCGGATCTGGGCTTCGTTCGCTACAGTGTTCGCGAGGGACGCAGCAAACTCTTGGTTCTGTTCTGCCGAGCCATAGCTTGAGGCCGAATTCCTCAGCTTCCAGGCCCTGGTCTTTGAGCGGGCTGCTGTCGCTGCCGGTGACCCGGTTTTCGATGTCACGACCGAGGCTTTCGATGCGGCCGAAGAGCCCTTTTCGGCTCCTTCGTATCGTTGCTCCAGTGGTGAGATCTCGGAGCCTTTGAAGCCGCCCTCGGCCACGAGGGGCGAGGGTTTCCTGAACGGTTTTCTCGGACGCTGCCAGGGCGGCGGGGTTGTGGCCTTTCCAGCCTTCGACGATGGTTGGCCCTGCTGCTGGATGCGCGCGGCTCAAGGCCTTATCCCCGATCCTTGGCGCCATTTG from Arthrobacter globiformis harbors:
- a CDS encoding peptidoglycan-binding protein; translated protein: MRTLRRGDSGDDVRELQGALKRAGWYFYIVDGNFGFVTETAVKAFQRSSGLVVDGVAGPQTLGALGLDESVPSTPSAAEPTGNRKIISLHIGLNQVDPSQYGGWDGKLNGCENDARTMVGIAEAEGFDEIHTMFTRQATSSAVLGFIGEAAQRLKPGDLFVCTYAGHGGQLPNLNAQDDPEESGSDSTWVLWNEQLRDDLLWESWLKFAPGTNIVIISDSCHSGSVARLYLNDTSSRSYQSRASEYQKIAATTKKSFYTDLTFSRPGPASYPY
- a CDS encoding AfsR/SARP family transcriptional regulator yields the protein MGKGDYGEFRLSLLQSWQLISGAHIVRVSARQQKLITALALYGPRPRSYLIGLLWPECSEPRALESLRVSLHLVRKQVPGLLINSGAVLSLSDEVDVDLNLVRAQIRQLSQQGLKGNAASCLQQLSDAELLPGWYEDWIVFEQTRLRQGRLRALLVIATESLTRCDYETAVEASEAALELEPLYEKAVGILIQAERQQGNNAAAYQAFERYEMQLKADTGLVPSETIRGLMALVRWGDTPG
- a CDS encoding DUF3846 domain-containing protein, whose amino-acid sequence is MWKHRRLFGNLQTLVVGNIEAASGDDWLYLNGEGKILNLAPNPPRALLLLEETGVPADVYCGKVVFLGETHYGSEGNVP